Part of the Natrialbaceae archaeon AArc-T1-2 genome, CTCGTCCCAGAATGCCTCGATCCGGTTATCGAGATCTGTAAGGACGGCTGCGAGCACGTCCCGCCAGTCGTCGGGATAGTCTGCATCCTCTCCAGGTGTCGGTGCATCTGGGGGCGGATGGAAGTGGTTGCGGGTGTTATGGTCATTCGGGTGTCGATCCCATCGGCATTCCCACGAGTTCCCGGTTTGGTATTGCTCCGAATAGTGGATGCTGAAGTCGACGGTCTCGAACCAGCGGATCCGCAGGTACGCACGCGTGACCCCGCCTGGGAAGTATCCGAGATCGTAGTTGGCGATGACAGCGTTCGGAGCATACGGCGGTTGCGTCTCGATGTCATCGAATCGATCGCTCCGGGCGAGGTGGGCAGCGATCCGGTCGAGGATTTCCGTATCGATGGGGCCACGACTGGGTGGATCCGTCGCGTCGTCAGGCATCGATGCGTCGTGGCTTGCTACTAGAGACTAGATCATCACGGCGGGCTGCGTCTAGGAGTGCAGCTCGCCGTTCGAGCGTTTCCCACTCGGAGAGCGCTTCCCATGCTGCTTCTGTGGACATATTCTGATCCCGAGTCACATCGACGAGTGAGATTTCGTCCGGGTGCTCTGCATCGAACTGTGCTCTGTAGTCTTCGATCTGTTCGAGTGTGTCGGCGAGTGTGTCGACAATCTCCTGCCTGGAGTATTCCTCGCGGATCTGGTCGATACGCCGCCACTGGAAGTACGCATCGTTACGCTCGTAGCGGACCGGGCGGCCGTCGTGGCGGTGAACCATGCCCATCTCGTTGAACCACTCCAGGTAATCCCGAGCTGTCTCGGTGTCACAGTCGGCGCGATCGGCGATCGTTGATACCTTCGTCGGGGTGCGAAGCCCGACGACAATATCCAGAAGTCGCTCTCGGATCGGCCCGCGCTTGAGGAGCGAGTCGGGAGATTCCAGCTCGTCGAGGTTAGGCGGTGTCTCCTCGCCGTCGTATGCATCGTCGGGGATGTCTGTAAGGTTCATGCGTGTGGGGTTTCGTACTTGTCTCTACTGGATGTAGCGACATATATCTATGGTACGCTGAATTATTTCTGCTTCAGTCGTGCCGTGACTTCTGTACGGGT contains:
- a CDS encoding DUF7342 family protein; translated protein: MNLTDIPDDAYDGEETPPNLDELESPDSLLKRGPIRERLLDIVVGLRTPTKVSTIADRADCDTETARDYLEWFNEMGMVHRHDGRPVRYERNDAYFQWRRIDQIREEYSRQEIVDTLADTLEQIEDYRAQFDAEHPDEISLVDVTRDQNMSTEAAWEALSEWETLERRAALLDAARRDDLVSSSKPRRIDA